One genomic region from Vitis riparia cultivar Riparia Gloire de Montpellier isolate 1030 chromosome 17, EGFV_Vit.rip_1.0, whole genome shotgun sequence encodes:
- the LOC117904823 gene encoding kunitz trypsin inhibitor 5-like produces MKTTSLLFSLLLIALAVKPFSVAAESAPDPVLDTEGKKLRSGVDYYILPVFRGRGGGLTLASTGNETCPLDVVQEQQEVSNGLPLTFTPVNPKKGVIRVSTDHNIKFSASTICVQSTLWKLEYDESSGQRFVTTGGVEGNPGRETLDNWFKIEKYDDDYKLVFCPTVCDFCKPVCGDIGIYIQNGYRRLALSDVPFKVMFKKA; encoded by the coding sequence ATGAAGACTACATCGTTGCTTTTCTCCTTGCTGCTCATTGCCCTTGCTGTGAAGCCTTTTTCTGTGGCTGCTGAATCTGCTCCTGACCCTGTGCTTGATACTGAGGGAAAGAAGCTCCGGTCCGGAGTTGATTACTACATCCTGCCAGTTTTCCGTGGGAGAGGCGGTGGCCTCACCCTGGCCAGCACTGGGAACGAGACCTGCCCTCTTGATGTTGTCCAAGAACAGCAAGAGGTATCAAACGGTCTCCCGTTGACGTTTACGCCGGTGAACCCCAAAAAAGGCGTGATTCGTGTGTCCACCGATCATAACATCAAGTTCTCTGCTTCCACAATCTGTGTACAATCCACTTTGTGGAAGCTTGAGTATGATGAATCGTCCGGACAACGGTTTGTCACAACTGGTGGGGTGGAAGGCAATCCAGGTCGTGAAACTCTGGATAATTGGTTCAAGATTGAGAAATATGACGATGACTACAAGCTGGTCTTCTGTCCAACGGTGTGTGATTTCTGCAAGCCTGTTTGTGGGGACATCGGCATTTATATCCAGAATGGATACAGGCGTTTGGCTCTGAGTGATGTGCCCTTCAAGGTTATGTTCAAGAAGGCTTGA